GTGTGGTTTTATAGATAGCACTTCTCTTTCATCCTCTGATGTTGGTTTCTTTTGATGCAAGGAATGAGTAAATAAAAAAAGAGTTGCGATTAACAACCCTTAATGTGGTTCTTGCAATTAGCACTTAACTGATTACGATCACCACAAATGAATGACACCTTTAGTGATAAAGTGCACGATCGTACCGCTCATCAAAACGCCCAGCACATTTGCCATAAGTGAAACCTTAAAGCTCATGTTGAGCACCCTTGATGCGACCACACCAGTATAGACACCCGTTGTAGGAATCGGTATACCGACAAGCAGCAGCAGACCGATAAAGCGGTACTTCCTGTAGCTATGCAGCTTCTTTGCGGCCCTGTC
Above is a genomic segment from Fusibacter sp. A1 containing:
- a CDS encoding small multi-drug export protein — translated: MYDYLKVFILSMIPISELRGAIPFGYSLGLPLWEVTVIAIVGNMIIVPVLLLITEPLFKYLKTLNVFRHHVERYEDRAAKKLHSYRKYRFIGLLLLVGIPIPTTGVYTGVVASRVLNMSFKVSLMANVLGVLMSGTIVHFITKGVIHLW